The genomic region CGGTTCGGCGCATTTCGATCAGCGATCGCCACCCGATAAATTCCAACGCTTCCAGGATGCGACTCGATCGCGCCGGAGGAACCAGATTGGCGCTCAATTGAGCGACTCCCATCGGTTCGCGGGCGATCGCCAACCAGTAGAGAATCTGTTGTTCTAACGGCGAAAGTCGCTCGAATTGACGTTCTAATAAATTGCGAATCCCGTTAAAAACCGTCACCCCGCGATCGAGAAATTCGTCGAGATGTCCCGCAAATAATTCTTGAATCGAATTGGCGACAATTTTGAGAGCTAACGGATTACCTTGATAGGCGCGAATCAGTTCCCGCAACCGGGTTGACGACCCTTGCAACCCTTTGAGGTGGAGAATTTGTTCCCCCTCGCGATCGCCCAACCCGGTCAAATACCACGATCGTACGGGTAAAAAATCCCCTTCCAACGCCGCAATCCCCTGGGGTTTTTCGCGACTGGTCAAAATTAAACAACTTTGACCGTCACTTTCCGCCAAGCGCCCGAAAAACTCCCCATATTCTCCATATTCCTCCCGATAGCGTCCTGCAGGACTCCCGGTTTTTAAAATCGTTTCGAGATTGTCGAGGACTAATAAAACGCGCTGTTGTCGCAACAGCGCGATCGCCTCAACCATCAGTCCGTCCGTGGTTTTCGGCAATTTGCCGCCGCGATGACCCCCCGGCGCCAGTAACTGCAACAGTTGAGTCAACCACTGCTCGATCGGCGGCGGATTGTGCAGCGATCGCCATAAAATTGCGTCAAAATGGGGTTGTAACCGTCGCGCCAATGTCGTCGCCAACGACGTTTTACCGATTCCTCCCATCCCCAAAATCACCACCAACCGACAGCGATCGTCGAGAATCCACTCCTGCAGCGTCTTTAACTCCCGTTCCCGCCCGTAAAATTCCGAAACATCCACCGCTTCCCCCCAATCTTGTCGGGGTTCCCGCCGCGCCACCTCTTGCACCCCCGGTTGGGTATAGTCCTCGTGTTCGAGTTCGAGATCGAACACCTCAAACAGCAGTTTTAACGAACTTTCATCGACCCGACCTTTTCCCCGCAAAATCTTGCGTACCGTCGTTGCGTGCAACCCTTGCGACCCGATTAATTGGGTTCGTTCCGCAATTTTGGGCGCCGTATATTTAATCCCCGTTTCTGCTTCAATTTCTGCAATCCGATCCTTGAGCTTTTCCGCACCCGCCGCCGTCAAAACATAACCGCGATCGCGTTTAGATCGCTTCGATGGTGAGGAGTGGGATGGGGTTGCAGAAGTCATTTATGATTTATGATTTTTAGATGTACGATTTTAGATTTATGATTGAGGACAGTGGGAATTAGAACTTAGCAGTTAAGCGTTAAAAGTCGTCATTTATTTCTTCCTCCCAAATCGAAGTTGCTGAAATATCCTCTAAATCCCCACTCATTTCAGAAGCACTTAAACCGCGATCGCCCAGTTCCTCGCGATCGCAACGGCGCGCAAACGGACAAAACTGACAAACTTTTGAATCCTCAGCCACTTTCGGAAATGAGCTTTCCGATGAATAATTTTCCAACCATTCCGTCAACTCTGCCACCCGGCGATCGAGATCTTGACGAGTTTGTTCGTGTTGGCGGCGATCGTATTGAAAAAATAACTTTTGCGGCGTCATTTGGCGATCGCTTTTACGGTTCGACCCCGCCACCGACTGCACGAACCAATAAGTCATCGAAATTTGTTCCGGTTGGTAATCACTCGTCTCCGCTAAAACAAACGGATACAGCCGCGTTTGCCAATTATTTTGAAGGTGCGATCGATCTTTGGCTAAAGGATAAGTTTTCCAATCAAAAATTTGCGCCCGATCCTCCTGTTCGACCAACAAATCGTAAATCACCACAATTTCGCACCGATCCAAACTCAAAACCCGACTGTGTTCGGCTTCTCGAAATAGCGATCGCTCTTCCATATTATTACTATTTAAAATATCTGGAACTGCATCGATTAACGCCTCGTAGCATTGTTGCATTTCAGGATTACCCGCTAATACAACTTCGACGGGTAACCCCAATTCGCGCTGTTGCATCAACAAGTGAAACTGACGCCCCCACTCCATCCGTTCTTTTTGCTTCGGAGAAATTGGCGAAGATAAATTATCGAGATAACTCAGTTTAAATTTCCGCGCGCAAGTTTCCAGGATATTTAGTTTTCCTTGAGACAATCTAATGTTTGCTGGAGCAGAATAAATCATAGATAGAAATTTTATCTTTTATCTTTTATTTTTTATCTTTTATAGCGCTTCTCGCAAAGATGCGATCTTCTTTTTGAAGAGTGCGAGCTAGAAGCTCGCACTCCTGGATTCATTTTTATCTACCTACCTCACTAATCTGAGAAACGCTTTTTTATCTTTTAGCTTGAAACATTAATGCTTCTGTCCTGTTTTTCTCCGCAGCGCGTCAAAAGATCGCCCTACGGACTTAAACTTTTAACTCTTAACTTTTAACTTTTAACTCTTAACTTTTAACTTTTAACTCTTCACTCTTCACTCTTCACTAAAAAAGAGTCATTTCCCTATCCCTTCGTCAACACAAAAACACTCCCTTCATTCCCCCGGGCAATGCGTAAATCTTCATCGAGATAAGTAATATCGATCCAACCGCGACGAGTTTGGGAATTGATTTTAAAATCGAGGGCTAAAAACTTGCGATCGCCCTCAATTTCTTCGATCAAGCGATCGGGGGATTGATAACCGATCGCCCGTTGTAAACCGACGATCGAGCGTAAAAACTTGACCGCCACTCGGCGTTCGGAAATCGCTTCAAATTCCGCAACGACGGCGATCGCCCCTTCCAGAAAAGGTAAACTGGCCACTTCGGCAATATTGTAAATTCTGCCGCGATCGAGGCGAACACATTGATAAATTTCGCGCAAACTTGTTAGCGGGAAGCGATCGATTCCTAAAAGCTCTTGGCTGGTCGTGTAGCGCAGACGCCAATTCCCATCGAGTAAAACTTTCGCCGAGTCTAAAGGACGCGGGTTCGGATTGCGGTCTTCCAATTGAGAAATCAACGCCAGAATGGCGAGATTGTCTGATTTCGTAGCGAGTAAACCGCGATTTTTAGCGGCGATCGCGCTGAGTAAATCGAGTTTTCCGACAGTCATCAGCTTTGCCCTAACCCTGAGTCATACCATATTGTTATAAAGTTTATCCCATTATCCCATTATCGATTGGCAACGGCGATCGCCCGTCAAGCGCCCAATCCAACTCGGATCCCGTGCGATCGCCTTCCGGTCAACCCAGATCCCCCCTCGAATCAGGTAAAATGACCGCGATCGTCGCTCTGCCTAAGAACGCACCATATTCCATCCTCAAACGATCTAACGATCTAATGTTCCCCGGCTCATTGCTGACGGTTTCGATTCCCGGTTCCCCGAACGCTTATTATAGAATTGCCAATCCGACTCGCCGATTAGCCGTTGCCATTGATTGACAGCGAGCCCTTTCTAGAGTTCCATTAGTTTTAATCTCAGGAGCGTTAGATGTACAACCCCTCTTTACGCGAGGAACCTCGCAACAAAACGGCGGATGTGATTCCCCTCAAACAAGAAGTTTCGATTTTAGATTGGTTGGAATCGACCGGACGGTTGATTGCTCGTGAAGAGACCGAAAAAGATTTTCTCGAAGAAGAAGAAGAAATCTCGGAGTTGATGTCCGGGGACGATAACTCTTACGACGACATGGACGACGACTCCAGCGCTGACGAAGACGACGTTTAAGCTCGTTCGGGGAAGATCGATCGCCCCATCGATCGATCTTCCCCAAAAATGGCAACCGTAATTGTAATTAACCCTCGGACTGACCGGAGATGCACGGAGCGTCTTTGGATCTAAATGGTGTGGAGTAGGAGTGAAAGCCCGTGGATGCAAAATTGTTCTCCGTGAAATCGTTAACCCTCTCGGGAACTCGTTTATTTTGGCTGCTGGCGATCGCACTGACGGCGATCGCCTTTATTTTCGATGTTGACTTAAAAACCACCGTCCTGGGGGGGCGATCGTTATTACTCCCCCTACTCTTATGTAGCGTCGTCACCGCCGCTTTGGGGTCTTGGGTGATTCCCATGCTCGTGCGCCTCAAAACCGGACAAGTCATCCGCGAAGACGGTCCCCAAGCCCATTTAAAAAAAGCAGGGACCCCCACAATGGGCGGGGTCTTTTTTATCCCCGTCGCCGTCCTCATCGGCTCGATTTGGTCCGGTTTTAGCCCGGAAGCCCTGGCGGTCTGCGCCCTCACCGTCGCCTATGGCTTTATCGGTTGGCTGGACGACTGGCAAATCTTGCGCCTGAAATCGAACAAAGGCATCTCGCCGAAAATGAAACTCGGCTTGCAAGTTCTGTTCGGCGCCCTCTTCTGCCTCTGGTTGGCCTTGACGCAACCGTCAACGTTGAGCGCGATCGCCCTTCCCTTTGGCATCGTGTTACCCTTGGGATTCCTCTTTTGGCCGATCGCCGAATTCGTCCTCGTCGCCGAAAGCAACGCCACCAATTTAACCGACGGCGTAGACGGGTTGATGGGGGGAACTGGGGCGATCGCCTTTCTCGGATTAGCCGCATTAGTCGCCCCGACTCACCCAGATTTAGCCTTATTGTGCGCCTGTTTTAGTGGCAGTTGTCTCGGTTTTGTCGCCCACAACCGCAACCCCGCCCGCGTATTCATGGGCGATACGGGTTCCCTCGCCTTGGGAGGCGCCTTGGCGGCGATCGCCCTGACCACCAACACCCTTTGGGGATTGTTTCTCATCAGTGGTCTTTTCTTTGTCGAATCCCTCTCCGTGATCGCCCAAGTTTTATATTATAAAGCCACCAAAGGTCCCGATGGCATCGGCAAGCGCTTGTTAAAAATGGCGCCTTTGCACCATCATCTAGAGCTTTCCGGTTGGTCCGAGTTAGAAATTGTCGGCAGCTTTTACGCTATCAGTATGGCGGCGATCTTTTTAGCCTTACTTTTGCATTAATTGCAAGTTCGACCAGTTTTCGATCGCGGGTTGCCACTGGCGACCCTTTTTTTATTCTCAATCCCTCCATCCTTGTCCGATCTCGCGATTCGCCTCTAGCGTCGCTTCGCTAACGCGAACTCCCTGCCTTTACTCCCTTAACCTTCCCCTTAAAATAGAAACTATCCAACTCCCAGAGACACTCTCAAACTAGCAATGGTCAAACTCAGTTTGTGCGCGATCGTCAAAGATGAAGAAGCCTGTATCGGTCGATGTCTCGATAGCGTTAAAGAGGTCGTAGATGAAATCGTCATCCTCGATACCGGATCGCGCGATCGCACTGTCGAAATTGCCCGAGACTATGGCGCTCAAATCGAACATTATCAATGGAATGACGATTTTGCGGCAGCCCGTAATGCTGCTTTGCAATATGTTACCGGAGACTGGGTCTTAGTCCTCGATGCCGATGAGATTTTACATCCAGAAATTGTACCGCAATTACAAGAAGCGATCGCCAGCGATCGACATTTAGCCATCAATCTCGTCCGTCAAGAGATCGGAGCCAAACAATCACCTTATTCTCTGGTTTCCCGGTTATTTCGACCGTTGCCGGGAATCCAATTTAGTCGTCCTTACCATGCTTTAATTGACGATAGCGTTACAGAGTTCATGGCGCAACAGCCCGATCGCTGGGACATTGGATATTTAAGTTCGGTGGCGATCGTTCACGACGGGTATCGACCAGAGGCGATCGCCGCCCGCGACAAGCTCTCTCGGATTCGTAAAGCAATGGAACGGTATTTATCCGAAC from Oxynema aestuarii AP17 harbors:
- a CDS encoding PD-(D/E)XK nuclease family protein yields the protein MIYSAPANIRLSQGKLNILETCARKFKLSYLDNLSSPISPKQKERMEWGRQFHLLMQQRELGLPVEVVLAGNPEMQQCYEALIDAVPDILNSNNMEERSLFREAEHSRVLSLDRCEIVVIYDLLVEQEDRAQIFDWKTYPLAKDRSHLQNNWQTRLYPFVLAETSDYQPEQISMTYWFVQSVAGSNRKSDRQMTPQKLFFQYDRRQHEQTRQDLDRRVAELTEWLENYSSESSFPKVAEDSKVCQFCPFARRCDREELGDRGLSASEMSGDLEDISATSIWEEEINDDF
- a CDS encoding PAP/fibrillin family protein gives rise to the protein MTVGKLDLLSAIAAKNRGLLATKSDNLAILALISQLEDRNPNPRPLDSAKVLLDGNWRLRYTTSQELLGIDRFPLTSLREIYQCVRLDRGRIYNIAEVASLPFLEGAIAVVAEFEAISERRVAVKFLRSIVGLQRAIGYQSPDRLIEEIEGDRKFLALDFKINSQTRRGWIDITYLDEDLRIARGNEGSVFVLTKG
- a CDS encoding DUF3134 domain-containing protein, which translates into the protein MYNPSLREEPRNKTADVIPLKQEVSILDWLESTGRLIAREETEKDFLEEEEEISELMSGDDNSYDDMDDDSSADEDDV
- the mraY gene encoding phospho-N-acetylmuramoyl-pentapeptide-transferase, producing MDAKLFSVKSLTLSGTRLFWLLAIALTAIAFIFDVDLKTTVLGGRSLLLPLLLCSVVTAALGSWVIPMLVRLKTGQVIREDGPQAHLKKAGTPTMGGVFFIPVAVLIGSIWSGFSPEALAVCALTVAYGFIGWLDDWQILRLKSNKGISPKMKLGLQVLFGALFCLWLALTQPSTLSAIALPFGIVLPLGFLFWPIAEFVLVAESNATNLTDGVDGLMGGTGAIAFLGLAALVAPTHPDLALLCACFSGSCLGFVAHNRNPARVFMGDTGSLALGGALAAIALTTNTLWGLFLISGLFFVESLSVIAQVLYYKATKGPDGIGKRLLKMAPLHHHLELSGWSELEIVGSFYAISMAAIFLALLLH